The Mesotoga sp. UBA6090 sequence AGGCGCAAATTACGGCCTTTGAACCCTCTTCAATCGCCTTGGCGATAGCCAAAACCATCCCTCTATCTTTGAAAGAGCCTGTTGGATTGGCCCCTTCATACTTCACATAGACTTTCAATCCGAACTCCCTGCTGATGTTCTCCAGATATATGAGAGGTGTGTTTCCTTCAAGGAGCGTGATTCTTGGAGTCTTTGGCGTCAATGGAAGAAATCTTTCGTAAGTAGCTATTACTCCCTTCATGCGATCTCCTCCAGATTGAAAGCGCTGTGGATAGCGTTTACGGCCAGATGGACCTTTTTGCTGTCGATAACAACCGAGATTCTGCTGTTGCTGGCGCTTATCATATCTATGTTGATCCCTTCATTTGCAAGAGTCTCAAAGAGAGTCGCCGCGATTGCAGGAGTAGCAGTCAAGTTGACACCTACTATGGAAATCTTTGCTATCTCCCTTTCTATGGTGATCTCTCTGGCTTCGCTTCTCGCTTTTAGGATATCCTGTCTGAGCTTTGCAAGGTCGTTAGCCTGAACGGTAAAGGCCATTGTGTTGAACTCCCCGCTCCTCATGCTCTGAATTATCATATCGATGTTCACGTTCTGTTCGGTAAGAGTCTTGAGGACTCTTGCGGCGATCCCTGGCCTGTCCGGTACTTCTTGCAAAACCACTTTCACGATATCCTGATCAGAAGTTACTGCCCTTACGATAGGTTGCTCCACTTTCGATCCCCTCCATATAAGCGTGCCCCTGGCGTTCGTGTGCGCGTTCTTTACGAGCACCTTTATATCATACTTCCTGGCAAATTCCGATGCTCTGCTTTGAAGCACCTGAGCTCCCTGCTTTGAAAGCTCGATCATCTCTTCCCATGAGATTTCTTTTATAGGCCTGGCGTCCTTGACAATCCTGGGATCTGCTGAATAAACGCCATCCACATCCTTGTAGATCTCACACAGTTGTGATCCCAGCGCCTTGGCCAGCACAACGGCTGTAAGATCCGAGCCTCCTCTGCCAAGAGTTGTGATCTCTCCGGTATAGGTGGATCCCTGGAAGCCAGCCACAATGGGAACATATCCATTCGAAATGTGACGACTTATGAGATCCGCATCTATTCCAACTATCCTTGCATTTGAGAAATTCGAGTCAGTCTGAATCCTTGCCTGATTGCCGGAAAGTGAAATGGATTTCATCCCCAGCTCCTGAATCGCCATCGCTACAAGGGCAATTGACTTCTGCTCGCCTGTTGCCAGAAGCATGTCCATCTCTCTACCGTTTGGCCTGGAAGATATCTCTCTTGCAAGATCGTGAAGAATGTCTGTCTCGATTCCCATCGCAGAAACTACTACGACAGGCTTAACGCCGCTCAAGACTTTTTTCTTTACCATCTCCGCAACATCCTTTATTTTCTCTGCCGAGTCGACTGAAGTTCCACCAAATTTCATTATCACAACCGAGTTACTCTGCTTCTCTGCGTATCTCGATGCCCTGAGAATGTCTGAAATGATCGCGGTCGCAGTTGGTTGGGCTCCCGCCCCCTCTCCCCTGAGAATGAATCTTCCCGAGAGATCCGTCTCGACCTCGACAGCGTTTTCAACCCCATCTACGCTCCAAAGAGGATCATTCCTTTCAACCTCCTGTGGTTTGACGAAAGCGCTCCCCTTTTCAAAGTCTATCGTTCCGATCAGCTTCACCTTTTTATCTGAACTCGCCGCTCGCTCCAGATCGCGCTTATTTATCTCTTCGATGCCCATTGTTTCGATGTTTGAAATACCCGGGAATATTCCTGTCTTCACTCCCATAAGGACAGACAGCTTGTACGCTGCATCAAAACCCTTCACATCACTCGATGGATCGGCCTCTGCATAACCCCTTTTCTGAGCTATTTCCAGCGCTTCAGCATAATCCATTCCTCTAAGCATTTCGGACAAGATGAAGTTGGTCGTCCCATTGAGGATACCGCGAACGCGCTTTATTCCGTGAAAGATAAGATAATCCTCGAGAAGAGAAATGATCGGAATACCGCCACCGACAGCAG is a genomic window containing:
- a CDS encoding aspartate kinase, translating into MRIGIAGLGTVGSCVYAILKEKGGDIEKRSGRKCIVSKVITRTHSKYEKLSIPSDLIAEDFEDLIINSDIVVETIGGTGAARTLIKQSLDLNRTVVTANKMLISEFGNEFTSSSPTKSLFFEAAVGGGIPIISLLEDYLIFHGIKRVRGILNGTTNFILSEMLRGMDYAEALEIAQKRGYAEADPSSDVKGFDAAYKLSVLMGVKTGIFPGISNIETMGIEEINKRDLERAASSDKKVKLIGTIDFEKGSAFVKPQEVERNDPLWSVDGVENAVEVETDLSGRFILRGEGAGAQPTATAIISDILRASRYAEKQSNSVVIMKFGGTSVDSAEKIKDVAEMVKKKVLSGVKPVVVVSAMGIETDILHDLAREISSRPNGREMDMLLATGEQKSIALVAMAIQELGMKSISLSGNQARIQTDSNFSNARIVGIDADLISRHISNGYVPIVAGFQGSTYTGEITTLGRGGSDLTAVVLAKALGSQLCEIYKDVDGVYSADPRIVKDARPIKEISWEEMIELSKQGAQVLQSRASEFARKYDIKVLVKNAHTNARGTLIWRGSKVEQPIVRAVTSDQDIVKVVLQEVPDRPGIAARVLKTLTEQNVNIDMIIQSMRSGEFNTMAFTVQANDLAKLRQDILKARSEAREITIEREIAKISIVGVNLTATPAIAATLFETLANEGINIDMISASNSRISVVIDSKKVHLAVNAIHSAFNLEEIA